A window of Pedobacter lusitanus contains these coding sequences:
- a CDS encoding VOC family protein, whose product MKRRVFLLALFFLTGFVYRSAAQTGAVKQRAVLNHIAVYVTNLNESASFYEKVLNLQQIEEPFKDGKHIWFTMGAAGQMHLIQGAKQTIAHDKNEHLCFSVASITDFIKMLDLAKIEYTNWPGTAKAPTLRVDGVKQIYFQDPDGHWIEVNDEISLKK is encoded by the coding sequence ATGAAACGTCGTGTTTTTTTGCTGGCTCTGTTTTTTTTAACGGGCTTTGTATACAGATCCGCCGCACAAACAGGTGCTGTAAAGCAGCGTGCGGTACTTAATCATATTGCTGTTTATGTAACAAATCTGAACGAAAGTGCTTCGTTTTATGAAAAAGTGCTGAATCTTCAGCAAATTGAAGAACCATTTAAAGATGGGAAGCATATTTGGTTTACAATGGGTGCTGCAGGACAAATGCATTTAATCCAGGGGGCAAAACAAACTATAGCTCATGATAAGAATGAACATTTGTGTTTTAGTGTTGCTTCTATAACCGATTTTATAAAGATGCTGGATCTGGCAAAAATTGAATATACGAACTGGCCGGGCACGGCCAAAGCTCCGACTTTAAGAGTCGATGGTGTGAAACAGATTTATTTTCAGGATCCTGACGGACACTGGATAGAAGTAAATGATGAGATCAGCTTGAAAAAATAA
- a CDS encoding class I SAM-dependent methyltransferase, which yields MNTDYSKWATTDEIRTRFDHDVERFSNLDTGQLTTIDAPLTMELCTDAAKYTNPKATELLDVGCGAGNYTLKMLSKVSNLNCTLNDLSLPMLEKARQRVEAQTAGTITTIQADMRSLELKDNHFDIILAAAVFHHLRDDADWELVFGKMYAALKPGGSIWISDLITHDSPAVTQLFKDYYGAYLETLGGVEYREKVFDYIAYEDTPRSVNYQLELLKKTGFKNVEILHKNSCFAAYGGVK from the coding sequence ATGAATACAGACTATTCGAAATGGGCAACAACAGACGAAATCAGAACAAGATTTGATCATGATGTTGAAAGGTTTTCCAACCTGGATACCGGACAGCTGACAACTATAGATGCTCCGCTGACTATGGAGCTTTGTACTGATGCTGCAAAATATACTAATCCCAAAGCGACTGAACTCCTTGATGTTGGTTGTGGGGCAGGGAATTATACTTTGAAAATGTTAAGTAAAGTCAGTAATCTGAACTGTACATTAAATGATCTGAGTCTGCCTATGCTGGAAAAAGCACGGCAAAGAGTAGAAGCACAGACAGCCGGAACAATTACCACCATACAGGCTGATATGCGGTCTCTGGAGTTAAAGGATAATCATTTTGATATTATTCTTGCTGCTGCAGTTTTTCATCATCTCAGGGATGATGCAGACTGGGAACTGGTCTTTGGCAAAATGTATGCTGCACTGAAACCAGGCGGAAGTATCTGGATTTCTGATCTGATCACTCATGATTCACCAGCAGTTACCCAGCTCTTTAAAGACTATTACGGAGCATATCTGGAAACGCTTGGCGGAGTTGAATATCGTGAAAAGGTATTCGATTATATTGCATACGAAGATACCCCGAGATCAGTAAATTATCAACTGGAATTATTGAAGAAAACAGGCTTCAAAAACGTGGAAATTCTGCATAAAAACTCATGTTTTGCCGCATATGGTGGTGTAAAATAG